A DNA window from Carassius auratus strain Wakin unplaced genomic scaffold, ASM336829v1 scaf_tig00040428, whole genome shotgun sequence contains the following coding sequences:
- the LOC113084674 gene encoding regulator of telomere elongation helicase 1-like isoform X2 — translation MQELLGQGVRSIILTSGTLSPLSSFTCEMKIHFPVSLENLHVIQPDQISASIIEKGPDGVKLSTAFDRRFVPENMSSMGNTLVNLTRLVPHGLLVFFPSYPVMDKTLEFWRASGHAGRIEKVKPMFVEPRGKGTFTEVIDGYYAKLKDPNSSGGSFFAVCRGKASEGLDFADTYCRGVVVTGLPFPPMMDPRVMDPSEESEEQSGSDRDAQMFIQYEMDIDRKPVSLLDVPDDTTNKVREDTMVGEERHDKRLDRESRVGKRKIKVVQHRKQRIHVLKKQAMLSLWS, via the exons ATGCAGGAGCTGCTCGGACAGGGAGTACGCAGCATCATTCTGACCAGTGGAACTCTCTCGCCGCTCTCATCCTTCACctgtgaaatgaaaat TCATTTCCCTGTATCCTTGGAGAATCTTCATGTCATCCAGCCTGATCAGATTTCCGCCAGTATCATTGAAAAAGGTCCGGACGGCGTGAAGTTGAGCACAGCCTTTGACAGGAG GTTTGTTCCTGAAAACATGTCGTCTATGGGAAACACTCTTG TCAATCTGACACGGCTGGTCCCTCATGGACTGCTGGTGTTCTTCCCCTCGTATCCGGTGATGGATAAGACTCTGGAGTTCTGGAGG GCTAGTGGACATGCAGGTCGCATTGAGAAAGTGAAGCCCATGTTTGTTGAACCGAGGGGTAAAGGCACTTTTACTGAG GTGATTGATGGCTATTATGCCAAGCTGAAAGACCCAAACTCCAGCGGAGGAAGCTTCTTCGCTGTATGTAGAGGAAAG GCAAGCGAAGGGTTGGATTTTGCTGACACGTACTGTCGAGGTGTTGTTGTCACTGGACTCCCCTTCCCCCCGATGATGGACCCGAGGGTGATGGACCCGAGTGAAG AGTCAGAAGAGCAGTCTGGAAGTGATAGGGATGCCCAAATGTTCATTCAATATGAGATGGACATTGACAGAAAACCAGTCAGCCTGCTGGACGTCCCTGATGACACAACCAACAAAGTGAGGGAAGACACCATGGTTGGGGAAGAAAGG CATGACAAACGTCTGGATCGTGAATCGAGAGTTGGAAAACGGAAAATTAAAGTGGTTCAACACAG AAAACAACGAATTCATGTACTGAAAAAACAGGCAATGCTATCATTGTGGAGCTGA
- the LOC113084674 gene encoding regulator of telomere elongation helicase 1-like isoform X1: MQELLGQGVRSIILTSGTLSPLSSFTCEMKIHFPVSLENLHVIQPDQISASIIEKGPDGVKLSTAFDRRFVPENMSSMGNTLVNLTRLVPHGLLVFFPSYPVMDKTLEFWRASGHAGRIEKVKPMFVEPRGKGTFTEVIDGYYAKLKDPNSSGGSFFAVCRGKASEGLDFADTYCRGVVVTGLPFPPMMDPRVMDPSEESEEQSGSDRDAQMFIQYEMDIDRKPVSLLDVPDDTTNKVREDTMVGEERASHFSSHSLQHDKRLDRESRVGKRKIKVVQHRKQRIHVLKKQAMLSLWS; this comes from the exons ATGCAGGAGCTGCTCGGACAGGGAGTACGCAGCATCATTCTGACCAGTGGAACTCTCTCGCCGCTCTCATCCTTCACctgtgaaatgaaaat TCATTTCCCTGTATCCTTGGAGAATCTTCATGTCATCCAGCCTGATCAGATTTCCGCCAGTATCATTGAAAAAGGTCCGGACGGCGTGAAGTTGAGCACAGCCTTTGACAGGAG GTTTGTTCCTGAAAACATGTCGTCTATGGGAAACACTCTTG TCAATCTGACACGGCTGGTCCCTCATGGACTGCTGGTGTTCTTCCCCTCGTATCCGGTGATGGATAAGACTCTGGAGTTCTGGAGG GCTAGTGGACATGCAGGTCGCATTGAGAAAGTGAAGCCCATGTTTGTTGAACCGAGGGGTAAAGGCACTTTTACTGAG GTGATTGATGGCTATTATGCCAAGCTGAAAGACCCAAACTCCAGCGGAGGAAGCTTCTTCGCTGTATGTAGAGGAAAG GCAAGCGAAGGGTTGGATTTTGCTGACACGTACTGTCGAGGTGTTGTTGTCACTGGACTCCCCTTCCCCCCGATGATGGACCCGAGGGTGATGGACCCGAGTGAAG AGTCAGAAGAGCAGTCTGGAAGTGATAGGGATGCCCAAATGTTCATTCAATATGAGATGGACATTGACAGAAAACCAGTCAGCCTGCTGGACGTCCCTGATGACACAACCAACAAAGTGAGGGAAGACACCATGGTTGGGGAAGAAAGG GCGAGTCACTTCTCTTCTCATTCCCTCCAGCATGACAAACGTCTGGATCGTGAATCGAGAGTTGGAAAACGGAAAATTAAAGTGGTTCAACACAG AAAACAACGAATTCATGTACTGAAAAAACAGGCAATGCTATCATTGTGGAGCTGA
- the LOC113084674 gene encoding regulator of telomere elongation helicase 1-like isoform X3, giving the protein MQELLGQGVRSIILTSGTLSPLSSFTCEMKIHFPVSLENLHVIQPDQISASIIEKGPDGVKLSTAFDRRFVPENMSSMGNTLVNLTRLVPHGLLVFFPSYPVMDKTLEFWRASGHAGRIEKVKPMFVEPRGKGTFTEVIDGYYAKLKDPNSSGGSFFAVCRGKASEGLDFADTYCRGVVVTGLPFPPMMDPRVMDPSEGSVRAGVVQTAGLSSCESSHWQSDLPQRRLRSHLPL; this is encoded by the exons ATGCAGGAGCTGCTCGGACAGGGAGTACGCAGCATCATTCTGACCAGTGGAACTCTCTCGCCGCTCTCATCCTTCACctgtgaaatgaaaat TCATTTCCCTGTATCCTTGGAGAATCTTCATGTCATCCAGCCTGATCAGATTTCCGCCAGTATCATTGAAAAAGGTCCGGACGGCGTGAAGTTGAGCACAGCCTTTGACAGGAG GTTTGTTCCTGAAAACATGTCGTCTATGGGAAACACTCTTG TCAATCTGACACGGCTGGTCCCTCATGGACTGCTGGTGTTCTTCCCCTCGTATCCGGTGATGGATAAGACTCTGGAGTTCTGGAGG GCTAGTGGACATGCAGGTCGCATTGAGAAAGTGAAGCCCATGTTTGTTGAACCGAGGGGTAAAGGCACTTTTACTGAG GTGATTGATGGCTATTATGCCAAGCTGAAAGACCCAAACTCCAGCGGAGGAAGCTTCTTCGCTGTATGTAGAGGAAAG GCAAGCGAAGGGTTGGATTTTGCTGACACGTACTGTCGAGGTGTTGTTGTCACTGGACTCCCCTTCCCCCCGATGATGGACCCGAGGGTGATGGACCCGAGTGAAG GATCTGTCCGGGCAGGAGTGGTACAGACAGCAGGCCTATCGAGCTGTGAATCAAGCCATTGGCAGAGTGATCTGCCACAGAGAAGACTACGGAGCCATCTTCCTCTGTGA